Proteins co-encoded in one Drosophila kikkawai strain 14028-0561.14 unplaced genomic scaffold, DkikHiC1v2 scaffold_186, whole genome shotgun sequence genomic window:
- the LOC121502330 gene encoding uncharacterized protein: MGGYVIYVCSSHNSGNPPVGIPSVRARILEALPNTPTHPVVSVADLAATLGNAPSQKEEKSRGDAAAFRKSSLLAHSPPLVPPSAPERSAVGDPTDSVKRGRDPASPTSGSKGTLPKRSKAAQEEAVVEVEQERTLTRNECVTKLGKLLDELHGLVHEKQVRHINIAMKAMIAEMRKLKTGIEQSAVEPERRSEPESVCCRCSQILPAGKLVENKAQKTAVVPRKDRAVQTDPWRRVSQQDGIAGASHVPRQRRTPLAQATARAAAPAAPRNGAKKARPDAPAMPRVPERRHESVVRPPEPEPVTAGNSWSTVAKKRNQTRRARPDAVVVEAPGKSYSEILALVTRREDRQLTDLGGAVTKVRRMARGNLLLEVARGSTESAESMRDSISRVLGDAAEVRALTEESKVCVFEIRNLDAIATEKEIRTALAEQYQLCDGAVRIRSLRPGYGDSKTAVFSLPCSMAKEVRRLGKVRIGWTICRVREREGPPRCFRCLELGHIAIRCKSLVDKSGIKCGEAGHKAVACKKEPVILPASSGEANVRPGSKSRQAGRGAAQDLLMQTVREVATDVAILSEPYRASVGGEWAKDRSGKAALWLCGDRRLRMSNIQVADGFVRAEVGGYCIYSCYLAPSLPLEVFSGILDDLSSDLRGRPKVIVGGDFNAWAQEWGSVSTNARGRAVLEAFASTDVVLLNDGERHTFVRAGAVSIIDLTFVSGAISQTARWGFCDAYTGSDHEAILCSVGGPERAALRPSKAYRPDTLCTQAFTNALDSMAAEATGGANEMANRIATTLEHACDQSMRQRGSFRRNHRPVFWWSDVIADLRSTCLRARRQLTRARGTSRRA, translated from the exons ATGGGCGGCTACGTGATCTACGTCT GTAGCAGCCACAAtagtggaaatccacccgtgGGAATTCCTTCGGTTAGGGcaaggattctggaggccctaccTAACACTCCAACACACCCTGTCGTATCGGTGGCTGACTTGGCCGCCACGCTAGGTAATGCACCAAGCCAGAAGGAAGAGAAGAGCAGGGGAGACGCGGCGGCTTTCAGGAAGAGCAGCCTGTTGGCACATTCCCCACCCCTCGTGCCACCCTCGGCGCCGGAGAGGAGTGCGGTCGGCGATCCCACCGACTCGGTCAAGAGGGGCAGAGACCCGGCCAGCCCGACGAGCGGTTCAAAGGGTACGCTTCCAAAGAGAAGCAAAGCCGCCCAGGAGGAGGCCGTCGTCGAGGTTGAGCAGGAGAGGACGCTCACTCGCAACGAGTGCGTCACCAAACTGGGAAAGCTGCTGGACGAACTCCACGGTCTGGTGCATGAGAAGCAGGTGCGCCATATTAACATCGCAATGAAGGCGATGATAGCAGAGATGCGGAAGCTCAAAACCGGCATCGAGCAGTCGGCAGTGGAGCCAGAGAGAAGGAGTGAGCCGGAGAGCGTGTGCTGCAGATGCTCCCAGATTCTACCAGCCGGGAAGCTGGTAGAAAACAAGGCACAAAAGACGGCGGTAGTGCCAAGGAAAGATCGGGCAGTCCAGACTGACCCGTGGAGAAGGGTCAGCCAACAAGACGGCATAGCCGGGGCTAGTCACGTCCCCAGGCAGAGGCGAACCCCCCTAGCCCAGGCCACAGCCCGTGCCGCAGCCCCTGCAGCACCGAGAAACGGTGCCAAAAAGGCAAGGCCTGATGCCCCAGCGATGCCTCGGGTACCGGAGCGGCGGCATGAGAGTGTAGTAAGGCCACCTGAACCCGAGCCTGTGACTGCCGGGAATTCGTGGAGCACAGTGGCTAAAAAGAGGAACCAGACTCGCAGAGCACGCCCAGACGCGGTGGTAGTGGAAGCTCCAGGGAAGAGCTACAGCGAGATCCTGGCCCTGGTCACGAGAAGGGAGGACAGGCAGCTGACCGATCTCGGAGGGGCTGTCACCAAAGTTCGCCGGATGGCTAGGGGGAATTTACTCCTCGAGGTAGCCAGAGGGAGCACAGAGAGCGCTGAGTCCATGAGAGACAGCATCTCCAGGGTCCTGGGCGACGCTGCGGAAGTGCGAGCCCTAACGGAGGAGTCGAAGGTCTGCGTCTTCGAGATACGTAACCTCGACGCGATCGCGACGGAGAAGGAGATCCGTACCGCCCTCGCGGAGCAATACCAGCTCTGCGACGGAGCAGTGAGGATACGAAGCCTCCGCCCCGGGTACGGGGATTCCAAAACGGCGGTCTTCAGCCTGCCATGCTCGATGGCGAAGGAGGTCAGACGGCTCGGCAAAGTCCGCATAGGCTGGACCATATGTAGAGTGCGGGAGCGCGAGGGCCCTCCCCGCTGCTTCAGATGCCTGGAGCTTGGCCACATCGCCATTAGGTGTAAGAGCCTGGTGGATAAGAGCGGCATCAAGTGCGGCGAAGCAGGCCACAAGGCAGTGGCCTGCAAGAAGGAGCCAGTGATCCTTCCAGCGAGCTCCGGAGAGGCCAACGTTCGACCCGGCAGCAAAAGCCGCCAGGCCGGAAGAGGCG CGGCGCAGGACCTGCTGATGCAGACGGTGCGCGAGGTAGCGACGGATGTGGCCATActcagcgagccatacagGGCGAGCGTGGGAGGAGAGTGGGCCAAGGACCGCTCTGGCAAGGCGGCCCTTTGGCTCTGCGGAGACAGGCGGCTGCGCATGTCCAACATCCAGGTAGCAGACGGATTCGTCCGGGCGGAAGTTGGCGGCTACTGTATCTATAGCTGCTACTTGGCGCCTAGTCTCCCACTGGAGGTGTTCAGTGGGATCCTGGACGACCTAAGCTCCGATCTTCGTGGGAGGCCCAAAGTCATAGTCGGAggagacttcaacgcctgggcccaAGAATGGGGATCCGTCtcgaccaacgccagaggacgCGCGGTACTCGAGGCATTTGCATCGACGGACGTCGTCCTCCTTAATGACGGTGAGCGGCATACGTTCGTCAGAGCAGGAGCCGTCTCCATCATCGACCTGACTTTTGTGAGCGGAGCAATTTCCCAAACCGCTAGATGGGGATTCTGCGACGCATACACAGGGAGCGATCACGAGGCTATCCTATGCTCAGTGGGAGGTCCCGAGAGAGCAGCACTGCGGCCCAGCAAAGCCTACCGGCCAGACACGCTGTGCACGCAGGCGTTCACAAACGCGCTGGACAGCATGGCGGCCGAAGCGACGGGTGGAGCCAACGAGATGGCGAACCGCATCGCAACAACCCTGGAGCATGCCTGTGACCAGAGCATGCGTCAGAGAGGATCGTTCCGGAGGAACCATAGGCCGGTGTTCTGGTGGAGCGATGTGATCGCCGACCTCAGGAGCACCTGCCTTCGAGCCCGGAGGCAGCTGACCCGTGCGCGTGGCACGAGTCGTAGAGCTTAG